In the Candidatus Atribacteria bacterium genome, CCTTATTTATTGGTTTATTATTTATTTTGAACCTTTCGGTAAAATTAACTAAATGAGGAGAAGTATAAAGACCAACTTTATAACCTTCAGATTGCAGAATTGAGCTAATTATGGAACAGGTTGAACCTTTTCCATTTGTTCCGGCAATATGAATTATTTTCAATCTTTTATGAGGTTCACCAAGAAGATAAAGCAAATAGTTTATATTTTTCAATCCCAATTTTATACCATATTTAGTTAGGTCATAAATATAATCTAATGCTTCTAAATAAGTGATCACATTTACCTTCTTCTTCTTTTCTAACTCTACACTTTACGTTTCACGTTATCCGCTAATTTACTTTAATTAAAACTTTTCAGATTATTTTCTAATCTTTCTTTCATATCCTTTAGATCATTCGCTTTATCTCTTTCCTTCTTTATAATATCCTCAGGAGCTCTGGATAGAAAATCAGAATTATTAATCTTTTTACAAATTGTATTCAGCTCATTATTTATTTTATTCATTTTTTTCTCTAAGCGAGCTATTTCTTCCGGAATGTTTATTAGCTCCTTTAAGGGAATAAAAATTTCTACCCCTTCCAGAATTCCGGTTGCCGAATGTAAGGGTTTTTTTATCCCGGATCCTATTTCTAATGATTTTGTTTTAATCATGGTTTTAATATAACCAATATTTTTTTCTATTAGCTTTAAACTATCTTTTTCATTAATATTTAAACATAAATCGATTTCTTTGCTATAGGGAATATTCATATCTGACTTAATATTTCTTATCGTTTTTATGATGCTCATTATTTTCTCCAACTTATTTTCTGCATTTTTGTTCCGGTATTCTGCTTTATATTTTGGCCAGGGTGAAACCATGATACTATCCCCTCTATGTGGCAATCTTTGCCATATTTCTTCAGTGATAAAAGGCATAAACGGGTGTAAAAGCTTTAAAATATTTTCTAAAACAAACCAAAGAACATATTGAGTTGTTTGTTTTTCTGTTGTACCTTGCTCTTGATGTAATTTTGATTTACTAAACTCTATGTACCAATCACAAAACTCGTTCCAGGTAAATTCATAAATAGTTTTAGCGGTTTCTCCATATTTATATTCATTGAGGTACTCGGTGGATTTTTTAATGGTTTCATTTAACTTACTAATTATCCACTTATCGACCAAGGACATTTTTAATTTTTCTTCTTCTATTTGGTCAATATCGAAATCTTGTAGATTCATGATAGAAAATCTGGCAACATTCCATATTTTGTTAGTAAAATTCCTGAATCCTTTAATTCTCTCTTCTGATAGGCAGATATAATTTCCCTGTATAGTTAAAGAGGCCAGGGTAATACGCAGAGTATCTGCGCCGTATTCATCGATCACTGTTAAAGGGTCAATAACATTTCCACTGGATTTGCTCATTTTCTTACCTTCTGCAGCTTTAATAAGAGGATTTATATAAACTTTCTTAAAGGGTACTTCATTGCGGAACTTTAATCCCATCATTATCATTCGAGCAACCCAAAAGAAAATAATATCAAAACCGGTAACTAATACAGAAGTCGGATAGAAACATTTTAGATCTTCTGTCTCTTCCGGCCAGCCCAAGGTAGAAAACGGCCACAAAGCAGAACTAAACCAGGTATCTAAAACGTCTGGATCTTGCTCTAAATTATGGCTTCCAC is a window encoding:
- a CDS encoding valine--tRNA ligase gives rise to the protein ALNNTLQDILIRWKKMQGYNTLWLPGTDHAGIATQNVVEKEIAKEGKSRYDLGRDQFEKRVWKWKEKYGNNIINQLKKLGFSCDWSRLRFTLDEGLSKAVRKVFVELYQEGLIYRENYVINWCPRCQTALADIEVESVEEDANLYYINYPIKDSRGEIITVATTRPETMLGDTAVAVHPDDKRYQKFIGKTAILPLMDREIPIIGDNYVDPEFGTGAVKITPAHDLNDFELGKRQKLPIINILNSDGTMNEQAGSFKGLPVYKCREVVLNELRKKGFLNRIEDYKHSIGHCYRCGTIIEPYLSKQWFVKMKEIAEPAIVAVEEGRIEFIPNRWEKVYFEWMRNIKDWCISRQLWWGHRIPVWYCQDCEEIIVGLEDPTICKKCGSHNLEQDPDVLDTWFSSALWPFSTLGWPEETEDLKCFYPTSVLVTGFDIIFFWVARMIMMGLKFRNEVPFKKVYINPLIKAAEGKKMSKSSGNVIDPLTVIDEYGADTLRITLASLTIQGNYICLSEERIKGFRNFTNKIWNVARFSIMNLQDFDIDQIEEEKLKMSLVDKWIISKLNETIKKSTEYLNEYKYGETAKTIYEFTWNEFCDWYIEFSKSKLHQEQGTTEKQTTQYVLWFVLENILKLLHPFMPFITEEIWQRLPHRGDSIMVSPWPKYKAEYRNKNAENKLEKIMSIIKTIRNIKSDMNIPYSKEIDLCLNINEKDSLKLIEKNIGYIKTMIKTKSLEIGSGIKKPLHSATGILEGVEIFIPLKELINIPEEIARLEKKMNKINNELNTICKKINNSDFLSRAPEDIIKKERDKANDLKDMKERLENNLKSFN